ATTAGCCGGTTAGCTAAGTTATCAGCGGTGGATGGATACAACACTGCTATATCCCACCCTACTACACATCTATAAACGATTAAATCTTAGCTTAACAATGTCTGATTAAACATTTGCACAAGGAAACAATCAACAGCTTGTTTCCTatggttgtttttctgcctcAGGTTGTCGCTACTTGGCTAACGCTGTTAGCCTGAGGTTAGCTAACGTCCGGCCAACCGCTGCAGGATAAGTAGGTTTAGCGTTAAGAAAATACAAGCTGCGCGCGTTATTCTGCTTTTGCGCCGAGGTTGTGTAGCTAACACGTCGcttttgtagtttttaacaACGCTGTGCTGCAGAATAAAACCAGAAATACGGTCGTGGCCTACCTCCTCTCTCGCCAGTTGCGCGGGTCAGCAGCGGTAGTTGTGTGAGAGGGTCGCCAGCGTCCCCTAGCGTCGCCAACTCAAACCGGACGTTGGCGAAACCTGCGCGCGCATACACAAACGTGTATCATGCGACTTCTTCctttactgtgtttgttttacgTTGATGCACATTAGTCTGAACGCGTTGTTTCCCCCGAGCTAAGGTTGCTAAGTTAGAAGAAGGAGACGAAGTGGTTGGTTTGATCGTTACCTTGGAACTTAACTTGGAACACTCCGAGGTAGGAAGTGGTGAGATGTTTACATCGAAGGCATGCTGGGTAATGTAGTGTTATAAACACAGCCGCCTTTTCACTTCTTGCATCTGAAccattttgaaatgtatttggaTTAGTCTAAATTCATGTTTCTGACATGGTTAACATGATCATTCTCATGGTAGATGTCATATTCACTGCTGTAAACAGAGTCCTCTTTTGAATGGTTTAATGATGTTTAATAATcctaattattataattactgAGATAATGCACTGTTGTAAAGCAGGGGACTGCATCTAAattcttgttgttttgattcATGCCCTCCTTTTCTGAGGTGTGGTTTTTTATGaagtaagataagataagatccTTTATTGGTCCCACAGGCCATCAGGTTCCTAAACCTGCAGTCAACTCATGATTAACAACCCTCCGCACCTCTGTTTGCACTTTATTTGGAAAAATGTGAATCATAACTGTTACACACACGCTGCAATAACTACATATTAGCATGTGCACTAACTATTAACTCACACTCCAGTTAGTCATTACTTGATTTTCAATGAAtgtcacactgcacctttaatttATATGGTTTTAGTTTTGTATTGTATcgtatttgattatttttatagtAAGCTCTTTCTACCTCGCTTTTAATTTATCTACTGCTGAGCTGACTGGTTTCTTCTTGTCCAACACATTTCACTGTACTCTTGACCCTGTGCTAACTTgcatatggaaaataaaacttttttgcACTTTGCAGTGGGAGAATATGTACACAGAATGGATTGCACAAGGGGGTTTGTACAGGTGGAGAATCAAGTCgatacacactgaatcttttttttGCTCATTTCTTGTGTGTCTAGTCACTGACCGACTGCAGAGGGGATTTCATAGTGTGTTTGGCCTCAGTTCCTTTTCAatttgtaatgtaaatgtaatgttatcttttctcatttcctcaTGTTTTGAATGTTATAAGTTTGTTGATACTCTGTCGCACTCAACATTTTTTGTCCTTCTGTCCGCCCTGCGAGAGGAATCCCTCATATGACTCTCCCTAAGGTTTATACTTAGTTTTTCCTCACCCTAGTCAAGGCTTAATGACAGAGGACATGTGTGAATATTTGACTGATTCACAAATATTATTCACAAATCAACAATCTGTACAAGGTGCATTctcaatatataaataataaatattcacatatttgactgattgattgttATGTGGCACCATCCCCATTAACAGACAgcatatcattttatttttcaccttcAATTTACAGGTGTCATCACACCCAGTGTACACAAACCAGCCGAGGGATTCAGAGCAAATACAACATGTTGTGTCCATGAAACTTTGGGGGCAGATACTGTCAAAAATAATCCACTTATGTGACCCAGAGTCTCAATTGAAGCCAATGATGCATAAAGATGTGTTTGCTAAGTGATTCAAGTCCATGACaattactgaaataaaatatttgttttcaaatataTTAGCTTTAGGGTCACTGTTGCTTTACTTTGttaatctttatatacagtcaagtCTTCTTATGAACATGCAACATGAACTACAGAAAAACACTATGAATATCATAGCAATCCCCCTTTAAAAACCAGGCTCAAAACTTGAGCTAATGATAGAACCCAAATCCAGCACGCATTGAAATGTTCATGTCCACCTCTTCACCCTACCTTATGGGTTTAGGGGACAGTGTGTGAAGCTGGGTTGTCATCAGGTTGTACATGTGGCTGTACTATGTTGGTGCAATCATTCCTTTAACACACAGATCAACAAATAATGCGGTTATATCTAGCAAACGACTAATTTAATCACTTATTTGGAGTAGGAAAGGACACAAGCTGCCTGTTGACCTCTCTCAGCCGTGCATCTAGAGTCTCTGTGGTCAGTGACAGTTCTGCTAGTTGAGTCTGTAGGCTTGTGATGGTCTCAttcagctcctcctctttgcGGCGAGAATTAGCGGCCTGCCTGCTGTACTCCAGCACCATACATCCACCGCCAATTAGGAAGATGATTGCCTCTCCCAGCAACTCTGCGCCCAGCTCTGCAGCCATTTCCTCATTCAGCGGCTTAATGGTGGAACCCCTAAAGCCCATGATCCGCATCTTTGTTCTCATCTCGACCCAGTGGTAAACTGTGAGGAAAATGAACATATAGTACACAATACACATATAAGTTAAGCTTTCAATAAAAGTCTTGTGTCTTAGTCAAATATGCACAAATGTGGTAAATGACAAACACctgcaaacacatttacaatcaGAGATGGTTGAGTTTTGAATGTAAAGTGATTTATCAGTTTATATATTCACAGATATCTCAGTACCAGTGTTTATGTGAGCAGAAATtaaagtttgtattttacagaataaacaattcAGAGAAATGTGCATTTGTTGATATTGACCATTAGAAAGGTTTTTCTAAGGGAGGAACCTAAAATAGAGGAGTAATAGgtgaaaaaacaatacaattaaatgtacaaaaaataaaagtgtttcggttaaagaaaataaagtataaatatatttacatttatttatttatctattacaTACTATAGATATCTTGGCATCTGCATTGATTAGAAACTTACCTTAAATGTCCATATTGATAAATTGTTGTTAAAGCTGAGAATGACACTGGGATTTATTTTTAGGAACAAATCTTGCTTCCCTTCGTTtacaagaaaacatatttagtgAAGCAGTGTTTCTCTCTATCTTTGGACTTTGGTGACATTATTTATGGAAAGGCAGCAAGCCCCACCCTAAAACCTTTGGATGCAATTCATCTTGCATTCATTCGTGACCAGTCACACATTCTATTCTCTGAATTTGACCGTCACCTTCAGGCAGACGTTACAGAATCTACAAGTGTAATACCAACCGCCTCAAGCTCTCATTCATCCCAACGCCCATCACACCACTCAAGACTCATGTATCTCAATAACCTTTGCGCTTTGTCACATTTTAtactctgttttttttgttttttttatctttatgtacaaagctgttttaaaaaagcatGAATTGACAAAACTATCGATTGTGACTGTCGTTGCTCATAATTTTATTActggttttatcatttttatttattcacttttttttaaccattcatacatatttacttttaaacagtgtTACTTCTAATTAATGTTGTACTTATTTTTGATTGGTATAACCATGTATTATGTTATTgctgtttgaatttaaatgcatCGTATTCCCTGTATTGTTGTATTGCTGCACCACTGCCCCATTGAAAATATGGATTCCACCATTCCAGAggctttaaataaatgaaatggtGAAAAATGATGACAGAATGAGTGTAAATAACATTATGGGATAAGCTGCACCTGCCATTTtgtaagatttttttaaaaattaaccAAAATATAATCAGATCACAGTGGAAGAACGATAACGATTTCCTCCTGATTGACACTATGAATATGACCTGAGGTAAAAACGCTCTCGATGTCCTGTTAAAACCGCATTTAtctattatttttgttatttaatgcACCCTGTTCAATGACAGACAAGACCAGCCCTCTACAAAGCTACCCTGGCTGCTATTGGTCATCTACATAAACCGCTGCACATGATTGGATAAGCGTTCTTAACCAAAGCGATCTCATTGGTTGTTTCAGCCCTGCCCGAGCTGATCTATCTTCCGGGACTCGGACACGGAGCTAGCGGTCATTAGCAGCCGTTAGCTCGGTTACTCACTCTGGGCCGGCGGCAGACAGATGTAGGTTTTGAAGAACTCGCTCCTCCGTGCTCCAGCTTTTATCCGATTCGCCACCGGTTTGCTCATCTGCCTCACTCCCAGGTAGAGGAGCTTGGCGATGGGGAAGGCACCGACAACCATCTTGGCGGAAACgcttcaccttcttcttctctgaggtTTATCGGAGGCTGGCACAAGCGAATGGACGCGCTAGCGCCATCAAGTGGTTGACACATCTCATTCAATCTATAATATTTAATTGTTCTAGCAAATAAAACTATAACAATAATGATTACAATATGATTTTCTTTGaaagcaatttaaaaaagtGCAAGTTTCTACTTTTTCTTCAGATTATAACCTTGATGACAACTAAACATGCATGTATACAATTAAAGGTTGAGTGTGTAAGGTTTAGGTGAAATagatttattggcagaaattgaatataaaacgATAGTAGTGgagtgttttatctaaattgtatgaattgttggtTTACGTACAAtgggccttttatatttaaatactatttaAATCAGGAGGGGGTCCAGCTTCATCCACTGTGCAATATTACTATCCAACCACAACCACCTCTTTTTGCactattttgtatagtttttaacgtgtttatgtttaatgttgtattttatttctttttgactaaatgcacctttcagtggtagctgctgtaatttcgccatgcttcactgtgtgatgacattaaagacATTCTATTCCATGTTATTCCTCTCTagagaggccgccatgttttttacagtagcccagacatGACTAACTTAACacctttatgtttttatgacaactgaaggtgtggtattcagctgcaacatgcagcttcacctctagatgtcactaaattctacacactgaaccttttaaactttatttgtttatttgtatttgaagGAAGTGGCCACACTCAGGGGCTACACACATTCACTACAGATACACTGTCTTTTAATTTGCCATTTATCAATTGAAGGATAGTTTAAACTTTCAAAGTTCACACAGCAATACATAACTATGGGAGCTGCCAATTAATACAATATGCAACTAGTGCCTATAGAGGCGTACAATCTGCATTGTACCCTGACTCACCAATAGGTGGCGCTGGAACTCTAAATCATTTATATTCCATTATCATTACATTAaatgtcatttagctgacgcaTTTATCCAAAGCGATTTATaatgcattcaacatctatatttgtttgtaaaatatCTTAGATAGagtaaataaacatgtacaAATTGTAATCCTGGATCAACACAACTGTTGTGAGACTCTGACAATATTTTCCTACGATTTTGAACTGGAAACATGAGTATAATTTCTATTTGAAATAAGGGAATAAAAATCATCAATAAATATTACTTAAGAAGTACTCAAACACTGAACTTATATAAGTAATACATTAGTGTAAAATACTCAATGACAAGTAAAAGTCATGTATCTGAATCTCATATATTATCAACTGAAAAAATGTacttactattattattactatattataatgaataataataataagaagaagaaattcAGTGAACCATTCagacaaacaattattttattttcaaataatattttttaatgtatagTGTAATTAAtgtattaaaggtacagtgtgtagaattttgtgatatctagtgttgaaatgtcatgtcgcagctgaacacccctcacctcaccctctccttccaaacatgaaaaagaacctgtggtagcttcagttgtcataaaaactccaaaggttttagtttaaacatggcagcctccgtagagaggaccccctcaatgtaaatataaagggccttttccgggtaaagaaaaatacaattcatacaatttagatgaaacgaactagtgaaaacatcatgaggattattctacattaaattcctgcctatagttccctttcacctaaatcttacacactggacctttaaagaaaaCCTActcacaaataaaaagacaaatcactGGGtctctaaaaagaaaaaaaggtggaGTTTCCTGTAGTTCCTGTGCGTCCTGTGTGCATGTTACCTGTGCCAGCTGTGGATCTGTGGCGCTGCAGTGCAGTGACACACCTGGATCGGGTTACAGCTGCGCAGGGAGGCGGAGCAGCTGGAGCCAGAACCTCTGCGCTCGGTCGGTGCGCAGCTATGACTACATGTCTGGAGCTGGAGCCataagagacaaacactgagacgAACTCGACTCCGGGAAGAATCGTCTGAGCCCAGGTCCACTTTCACTCGAGTCTGGGACCAAAGACGCGAACAGGACTTTTCTGAAGTAAGAGACTTTCTCATTCGCTCAGTTTGCAGCCTCGGCGTCGGATCACACAGTCTGAGGTGATTATTCATGatgaaatagattttattttctcatgtttATCACCAGTGCTTCGCTATTTGAGTGAGTTCTCTGCTGTTGATGttgagaaaaaacatatttctattcTCCGGATACTTCTTCTTTCCACGAGTTTCTCGGTCATTGTGAGAGGGGAGGAGCTCCGTCTCAAACTAATGAAAATCAGATGTTACCTTCCTCTGCCTGGAGGGTGTCACTGTCTCCTGCCACTGTGCACACTCACAGCAGCtggacactgacagacagatgtgCAGCACACCTGGAACTCAGCTCATATACATACAGGCATTGACAGCCTATAAGAACCAGGGTTAATGAGAAGTGAATATTCACAAGAACCTGAGGGCTTTTGTGATTTTAATAGTGCTGTTAGCTGAGTTAATTGTGTTCTTATGTTTTTCTAGGTGCCATTATTGTTGAATATTTAAGCCATCCCACATAGCATACAGATGCGGGCCACTTCAGACCATTGTGCAGCACTTCAGGCCATTTGTGGCCCGACAAAATAGACGCCCACATGTAAACTAGCAAATGTGGCCCAAATATTCCCAAACCATTACAGGCCGTTTTTTGGCAAACAtaggtgtaatctggatgtgaacctaatGTGGCCCCAATGTTAAATATGGCTCAAATAGCACAAAATAAATAGCGGCCACCTTTGGTTGATGTGGTGTAGTGCTATGGCtcacttgtggcccagatctggcaaacaggagcggCCCAGTGCCATCACTCCACATGGTATGTGGGCTGGATCTGGGctaaaacaattattttgaaatgtattggTGGTGCTTTTAAGTGTAGCGGTggtgattaaaagaaaaaaaatccttcatgACATTTGTAGTTTTGCACCTTTTCTCCCATGGATTCAGTGCAGTGCACTCAGCCTCAGTCTAAACCAGCTAGACTGCATTGTTGTAGATTATATTTGCTGTAACCTATCATTGAATTAAGTGACAACTCTGTCCCTCATAACTCTACTTTCTGCAATGCCtgtatacacatgcacatacctTTTAAGTATTTGTCATCTCTTGATAATTCTGGCCCTGCCTTCAACTCTTTGCACTTCAGCATGAGTGTGCCCCAATGCTGGCATTAGATGGAGCATGCATCTTGCCAG
The Paralichthys olivaceus isolate ysfri-2021 chromosome 11, ASM2471397v2, whole genome shotgun sequence genome window above contains:
- the opa3 gene encoding optic atrophy 3 protein homolog, with protein sequence MVVGAFPIAKLLYLGVRQMSKPVANRIKAGARRSEFFKTYICLPPAQIYHWVEMRTKMRIMGFRGSTIKPLNEEMAAELGAELLGEAIIFLIGGGCMVLEYSRQAANSRRKEEELNETITSLQTQLAELSLTTETLDARLREVNRQLVSFPTPNK